CCTTGTGAAATTTTAAGGTCTACGTACGCTATACACTTCAGATCTTTCTTGTGAAATTTTaattggttgttgttgttattgttgtaataAACAAATACTAAAACAAAAGCcaaaaagaagaatcaaaatcaTTATTCCAAAAAAAATCCTTCACATTCTTCTCCCCCTTCCCATCACCCGCCCACCCACTCCCCTCATTTGCTATTCTCTGTCTGGTTCCGAAGAAGACTCGTAAACATCATCTAAAATCTCAAAAATCAGATCTAATAAAATGCTTTTCAATACGTCGTCGTTTTATTCCATTCAGCCATCATCATCCATagatctgctgatgtaattccaATATATCTTTCTCCAAATTTTCCTCGATAATTTTTTCGCATGGATTTGGACGAATTCCGATTGATTTTATCGGAATCGAAGGTAGATGTGTGGACGATGATCGACGCAGCGATTTTGGTTGCATCGGTTGACTGCGGCGATGAATTGAAGCATCGCCGCGACGGAATCGTTGAGAAGCTGTATTCCACGCGCTGCCGGAGCTGTAACGACGTCGTTAACGGTCAGTATAGCTTGGATAACGGCAAGAGAGTTACTAGAAATGTGGAGACGGTGATGAATAAGAGTCCGTTAACACCGGAATCAAATCATCGGAACAACAATACCAGTAATGATAATAAGAATGATGACGAGGAAGAAGATGTAGATCCATATGGAGGATTATTTGATGATGATGAACAAACTCGAATTCTTACTAtcaaagaacaacttgaagatcCACAACTGGTATAGTTTACtgttattcttttttatttttttctcatgagtaattttattaatttaacttaTTATTAATCAGTCGGATGAGGATGTGATTGACTTGCTTCAAAGTCTAGCAGATATGGATATTACATTCCAAGCTCTCAaggtgagttttttttttttttaaactatttgtttacttttgctttttgttgttgtttgttacATTGAAGGTATTGTTTGGAATGAAATTTTGGTTAGGAAACTGATATCGGAAGGCATGTGAATCGACTGAGGAAGCATCCATCAAATGAAGTTAGGAGATTGGTGAAGATGCTTGTGAGGTTTGAATTTTCATGAATTTtgttgtatgaattttttggatTCTAAGTAGTTGAAGAGTAGTTACAGCTGCAAGCTTTTGTGATCCTGTTTCTCTTCATTATTACGAGAATTTTGCGtttgagttgatttttatttttgtggcaGAAAATGGAAAGAAACTGTTGATGATTGGGTTAGGCTAAACCAGCCTGAGCAACATGGGTCTTCAAATCTTATTGGTAATATCATCAACAAAAACCAATTTAGTTTCTCCTTTGTGTTTTTTCTTTCACCAAAAGGAACACAATAGATAGACGATGAAGGTACTGATGAATTAGTTTGTTAATGGTAATGGGGGCAGCTGCTGATGGAGACTCACCCCAACAGAATGTACCGAAAAATCAACTGAATGGTCATCATCAGGTAAATTTAAGGAATTCACTGATGTCCAGTCTGTTTTTTCGGTTGTACAAGGAAAGAAAAAGTGTAAgattggaggaccatttgttGCAGATTCTAAGTTTGACAGTTagaatttatttctttttaatgatttttacaGGTTCCTGACTTCACATACTCACCGAATCCTCGAAGTATGTATCATAATGGAATCTGATTTTAACTTGTCAATATGGTCTTTTTGCTTAAAAAGTTTGATATGCATTTCATCAGCTTTGACCAATCGTTTTCTTTTTAGATGGGAGTTCAAGTTCGGACAGGAATAATTCCGAATCAGAGTACAAGCCAAAACCAGTTCTCCCGCGGAATGTAACCCCAACTAGACCACTGCAGTCTGCTCCTAAACCTACTTCTGCTCCTCCCCCAAGTGTATTATGCTCAACTCTTTTACTCTTTCATGGTTTACTACTACCGTGTCTCTTGATAAATTATACTGAATTAGTGCTAGTTAAGTATGTTGATTAATGATGAGATGAATGGGTTGTGTCCCGCTCCTATGTTAGAATATAGTGCATGCTTCTTTAACCTTGAAGCTCTTTCAGTATTTGACCAAGGATAAGTTGGTGTAGTTAGCTCAACTGCTTAACATATAATAATGGTAGTAGGTCCAATTTGTCTATAGTTGACTACTGTCACATCAttcaagttcacttgcatctttttTCACAATCATATATGGTGTTTAATTTGAACTTATTTGCTACATCATCTATTGCTTGATGACCAACTGGTGTGATCGGAATATAACTAACGCAGTCTCTTTTACTGCGTGATTTAGTTGTATCTGGGGGCACTAACGAGTAACTTCCCCTACTTGACAAATATAGAAATGCAATGCAGCCATATTGGTTATTGCTGGTGAGGTGTAAGACAGCATAACAAACCGTACATTTTTTCTGTGAAATTTCAGATTAAGATCATTTTAAAGATTAACAGCAGGCTTTCGttttttattttggaaatgaTCTCTGTTCTGCTGGAAAACCCAACATATGATTGTGTTTTACTGGGTGTTTGCAGAGACCTCCTCCAAGGGAATCAGCCATAGATCTTGAAAAGCTAAATTCAGCAAGAAGGCGGCTTCAGGAGAATTACCAAGAAGCTCAAAATGGTCTGGTTTTGGATTTTAGAATATATTGCTGTATTATTAGCAATAGCAAAACTACTACTATTCCTTTTATGGTTTGTTGCTCTTTTTGGATTATTGACTGGGCTTTGTTTGTTGGTGTATTGTTTTGCTTTGTGAAGCTAAAAAGCAAAGGACAATACAGGTGATGGATATTCATGAGATTCCAAAACCAAAGAACGGCTTCTTTGCCAAGAATAAAGGCGGCTTTCAGGGCAGGCATCATCGCTGATTTTGTCAGAAGCCCGTTTGTGTGTACAATAATATACTTCTCTATTATTTGCACGCATCTGGTCTTAAAACTCAGCATTTGTGATAACGGGATTTTACCCAACGGTTCATCCCTGTTACTACTTTTTTCTTTCCAATCAAAAACCATAAGCGTTTTATTTAGTACTTATTTCTACTTTTTGGTAAATATTCAAAAGCATTTGTTGAATGTCAACATTTTGGAAACAGGGATCATTTCTTTTGCACTtcccagaaaaaaaaaagaacttggAATTTTAAAAACTTACTCAAGTTTGGTTTTGAAATTATGGGCAAAAGGCTTTTGTTTGCAAGATTCTGCattaaaaaaatggaaaaaaatgaaaagcaaATCCGGGTTTCctctttaaataataataataattctttCTCTTAATTCTGGTATACCTTTTGTGGCGAATGCAGATAGAATTATCTAGCATAGTCACCCGTTGGTTGGAAGGGAAGGAATTTTTAACATGAATGGAAATACTATAGCTTTTCTTTTACCCGTTTGGGTTAGGGTGGGAAAAGGACTGTCATGCACGGTGAAATACTTCGGGCATAAGGGTCGACCATTTTCTTTCCCATTAATTGCCTTTCTCTTTCTTTCCTCACTTTTCAAAATATAGGTTTTGAGTACTGTACT
The sequence above is drawn from the Nicotiana tabacum cultivar K326 chromosome 13, ASM71507v2, whole genome shotgun sequence genome and encodes:
- the LOC107776552 gene encoding putative mediator of RNA polymerase II transcription subunit 26c, with the protein product MDLDEFRLILSESKVDVWTMIDAAILVASVDCGDELKHRRDGIVEKLYSTRCRSCNDVVNGQYSLDNGKRVTRNVETVMNKSPLTPESNHRNNNTSNDNKNDDEEEDVDPYGGLFDDDEQTRILTIKEQLEDPQLSDEDVIDLLQSLADMDITFQALKETDIGRHVNRLRKHPSNEVRRLVKMLVRKWKETVDDWVRLNQPEQHGSSNLIAADGDSPQQNVPKNQLNGHHQVPDFTYSPNPRNGSSSSDRNNSESEYKPKPVLPRNVTPTRPLQSAPKPTSAPPPSRPPPRESAIDLEKLNSARRRLQENYQEAQNAKKQRTIQVMDIHEIPKPKNGFFAKNKGGFQGRHHR